A genomic stretch from Verrucomicrobiia bacterium includes:
- the pdxA gene encoding 4-hydroxythreonine-4-phosphate dehydrogenase PdxA: MSSLIPVIAVTMGDPAGVGPEVCLRLLAEPSIVEVCVPVIFGDAAVLARVAEVTGLPFKAPVISQADWVVACQRVSVPSVLDLRQVDAGAVVAGKLSAACGEAAYQYVNRAIDAALAGQVQGVATAPLNKEAMHLAGHRYPGHTEIFAERMEAERSCMMQYSEEITCSFVTVHCGYHDVPALMTTARILEVIELTATALRRIRGREPKLLVCGLNPHAGENGLFGDREEERFIVPAIEAGRAKGIDLTGPVPPDTAFTPARRKEFDAVVCMYHDQGHIPVKMIAFESAVNTTLGLPVVRTSVDHGTAFDIAWQGKASAGSLFAAVRLGAKLARSRESS, translated from the coding sequence ATGAGTTCGTTGATTCCTGTTATCGCGGTGACGATGGGTGATCCGGCTGGGGTCGGGCCGGAGGTTTGTTTGCGTCTCTTGGCGGAGCCTTCAATAGTGGAAGTTTGTGTGCCGGTGATCTTCGGGGATGCGGCGGTGCTCGCTCGCGTGGCGGAGGTGACGGGGTTGCCGTTCAAGGCCCCGGTGATTTCACAGGCGGATTGGGTGGTGGCTTGTCAGCGGGTGAGTGTGCCGTCGGTGTTGGATCTGCGACAGGTGGATGCGGGGGCGGTGGTGGCGGGGAAGCTCTCGGCGGCTTGCGGGGAGGCGGCGTATCAGTATGTGAACCGGGCGATCGATGCGGCGCTGGCGGGGCAAGTGCAGGGGGTGGCGACGGCGCCGCTGAACAAGGAGGCGATGCATTTGGCGGGGCACAGGTATCCGGGGCATACGGAAATTTTCGCGGAGCGGATGGAAGCCGAGCGGTCCTGCATGATGCAGTATTCGGAGGAGATCACATGCAGTTTCGTGACGGTGCATTGCGGGTATCATGATGTGCCTGCCTTGATGACGACGGCGCGCATCTTAGAGGTGATTGAATTGACGGCGACGGCGTTGCGGCGGATTCGGGGGCGTGAACCGAAGTTGCTGGTGTGCGGTCTCAATCCGCATGCGGGGGAGAATGGGCTTTTCGGAGATCGCGAGGAGGAGCGGTTCATTGTGCCAGCGATTGAGGCGGGTCGCGCGAAGGGGATTGATCTCACTGGGCCGGTGCCGCCGGATACGGCGTTCACTCCGGCGCGGCGGAAGGAGTTCGATGCGGTGGTGTGCATGTATCATGATCAAGGGCATATCCCGGTGAAGATGATCGCGTTTGAATCGGCGGTGAACACGACGCTGGGCCTGCCCGTGGTGCGGACGAGTGTGGATCATGGGACGGCGTTTGATATCGCGTGGCAGGGGAAGGCGAGTGCGGGGAGTTTGTTCGCGGCGGTGAGGTTGGGGGCGAAGTTGGCGCGCTCGCGCGAGAGTTCCTAG